The Lonchura striata isolate bLonStr1 chromosome 5, bLonStr1.mat, whole genome shotgun sequence genome window below encodes:
- the LOC110473194 gene encoding potassium voltage-gated channel subfamily A member 6: MRAEEPLALAAPRAGGEAEAEAPGEERSGGSCCSSERLVINISGLRFETQLRTLSIFPDTLLGDPSRRVRYFDPLRNEYFFDRNRPSFDAILYYYQSGGRLRRPVHVPLDIFLEEIRFYQLGQEAIETFREDEGFIPEEEKPLPQHHFQRQVWLLFEYPESSGPARAIAIVSVLVILISIVIFCLETLPEFRQEPKGPQPGFGEATPLGDEVLLLPPLPPPSGTPPPLRPAAGSGPFFTDPFFLIETLCIIWFSFELLVRFFACPSKPEFSRNIMNIIDIVAIIPYFITLGTELAQQQQQKQQPGSSSNNGGQQQAMSLAILRVIRLVRVFRIFKLSRHSKGLQILGKTLQASMRELGLLIFFLFIGVILFSSAVYFAETDDPDSLFTSIPDAFWWAVVSMTTVGYGDMYPMTIGGKIVGSLCAIAGVLTIALPVPVIVSNFNYFYHRETDHEEQCQYTHVTCGQQQSPFSEPKKGDSNQSLSKSEFLEAEDLESMKYSNFIPPNNQGYKEKKMLTEV; encoded by the coding sequence ATGCGGGCGGAGGAGCCGCTGGCGCTggcggccccgcgggcgggcggcgagGCGGAGGCGGAGGCGCCGGGCGAGGAGCGGAGCGgcggcagctgctgcagcagcgagCGCCTGGTGATCAACATCTCGGGGCTGCGCTTCGAGACGCAGCTGCGGACCCTCTCCATCTTCCCCGACACGCTGCTGGGGGACCCCAGCCGCCGAGTGCGCTACTTCGACCCGCTCCGCAACGAGTACTTCTTCGACCGCAACCGGCCCAGCTTCGACGCCATCCTCTACTACTACCAGTCCGGGGGGAGGCTCCGCCGGCCGGTCCATGTGCCCCTCGACATCTTCCTGGAGGAGATCCGCTTCTaccagctgggccaggaggcTATCGAGACGTTCCGGGAGGACGAGGGCTTCATCCCGGAGGAGGAGAAGCCCCTGCCCCAGCATCACTTCCAACGCCAGGTCTGGCTGCTCTTTGAGTACCCCGAgagctccgggccggcccgggccATCGCCATCGTCTCCGTGCTGGTCATCCTCATCTCCATCGTCATCTTCTGCCTGGAGACCCTGCCCGAGTTCCGCCAGGAGCCCAAGGGCCCCCAGCCTGGCTTCGGGGAGGCTACGCCGCTCGGGGacgaggtgctgctgctgccaccgctGCCACCGCCGAGCGGGACCCCCCCGCCCCTGCGTCCCGCTGCCGGCTCCGGCCCGTTCTTCACAGACCCCTTCTTCCTCATCGAGACCCTGTGCATCATCTGGTTCTCCTTTGAGCTCCTTGTGCGCTTCTTCGCCTGCCCCAGCAAGCCCGAGTTCTCCCGCAACATCATGAACATCATCGACATCGTGGCCATCATCCCCTACTTCATCACCCTGGGCACCgagctggcccagcagcagcagcagaagcagcagcccGGGAGCAGCAGCAACAATGGGGGCCAGCAGCAAGCCATGTCCCTGGCCATCCTCAGAGTCATCCGCCTGGTCAGAGTCTTCAGGATCTTCAAGCTCTCCAGGCACTCCAAGGGGCTGCAGATCTTAGGGAAGACTCTCCAGGCCAGcatgagggagctgggcctcctcatcttcttcctcttcatcgGGGTGATCCTCTTCTCCAGCGCTGTCTACTTTGCAGAGACTGACGACCCTGACTCACTGTTCACCAGCATCCCTGATGCTTTCTGGTGGGCTGTGGTGTCCATGACCACTGTGGGCTATGGGGACATGTATCCCATGACCATTGGTGGCAAGATTGTGGGCTCCTTGTGTGCCATCGCAGGTGTGCTCACCAttgccctgcctgtccctgtcatCGTGTCCAACTTCAACTACTTCTACCACCGAGAGACTGACCACGAGGAGCAGTGCCAGTACACCCACGTCACCTGTGGCCAGCAGCAGTCACCCTTCTCTGAGCCCAAGAAGGGGGACAGTAATCAGTCCCTCAGCAAATCTGAATTCCTGGAAGCAGAAGACCTGGAGTCCATGAAATATTCCAACTTCATTCCTCCCAATAACCAGGGAtataaagagaagaaaatgctgaCAGAGGTGTGA